In Rhodopirellula islandica, the sequence AAAAACGGGTCCGGCAGCGTGTGGGTCTCTCGCCCCACCGAAACCTGCCGTTCTTGCATCGCCTCGAGCAACGCGGCTTGCGTCTTCGGCGGCGTCCGGTTGATCTCGTCGGCCAGCAAAATATTCGCGAAGATTGGGCCTTCGACAAACCGGAAACTTCGCCGCCCCGATTCGTCCTCTTCCATCACTTGTGTCCCGGTGATGTCCGACGGCATCAAGTCCGGCGTGAACTGAACCCGTTTAAACGAAACATCCAAAATATTCGCTAGCGTGCTGACCATCAAAGTCTTCGCCAGCCCCGGTACACCCTCGAGTAAACAGTGACCTCGGGTAAAGATGGCTGCTAGCAACTGTTCGATCGTGTCGGTTTGGCCCACAATGACCTTTGCCAGCTCATCCCGCATCTTCTTTTGGTGTTCCGAGAACTCTCGCAACACGTCTGCCAAATTGCGGGGCTTGGACGCATCACCCGAACTCGCACTGGACGCGGCATTGCCTGCCGTGGGGTTCATCGGTGGAGGGGTCGGAACCGAAGGATCAGCCATGAATCACAGTCCAAATCACATTGTTTCGAGTCGCACGGGTTGCTTCCGCATGAGTCACATTCGCGGTGTCTTGGATCCAAACCAATCCGACCGAGCGATCGCGTGCGGGAGTCAACGCAGTTTACGCCTTGCAGCAAGCAAGCGATATCGGTGTGCCATCATCGCTGTGCTTTGCACGTTGACTCTGCTTGCCACTGCACCCCAACGCGGTGCAGCACAAGACAACCGAGGACGCATCGATGCCCCCACGGTTCAACGAGCCATCGATCGTGGGGTCGAATACCTTCGCAAGTCTCAAACTGACCGGGGAGGATGGGATGAATACACAGGCCAATCCTGCGGGCTGTCGTCACTCTGCACGTTGGCTTGGCTCAACGCCGGCGTGTCACGCAACGATCCGGACATGCTCCGAGCCCTGCACTACCTCCGCCGATTCGAGCCCACCCAAACCTACGCCGTCAGCCTGCAGACCCTGGTTTTCTGTCACGTTGGCGCCCTGGAAGACCTCCCCCGAATCCGACGCAATGTTGCTTGGTTGACTGCCCAACAAAAAGCAGCCAACTCGAGGAATCCAGGAGCCTGGAACTACGGGGACCAAGCAGGTCAGGGTGATCCCTCCAACAGCCAGTTCGCGTTGCTGGCTCTCGGGGAGGCGGTCAACCGAGGTGTCGAAGTCGACCCGGCCGTGTTCCAGCGAGCCCAAGCCTACTGGCGGAACCTCCAATTTCGCCGCGGTGGTTGGCCGTATCGATCCAATGACCCGACCGGCAGCATGACCTGCGCCGGCATCGGATCGCTGCTGATCGCTCAAGACGCGTTGAGCACGCTTGACCACGATCAAAAAAGCCTGCGGTGCTGCGACGAGGAAGCAGGCGACCCCGGGATCGAAAAAGGCTTCCAGTTCCTCTCACAAATCTTCACCGTCGAAACCAACCCTGGCAGCACGCTGTCGAGCGATTTCTACTACCTGTACGCCATCGAACGAGTCGGACGCTTGTCCGGTCGCCGTCTGATCGGCGGGCACGATTGGTATCGCGAGGGAGCCGAACACCTGATCGGCCTGCAAGATGCCTTCCGCGGATTCTGGAACGGATCGGGCCCCGCCGAAAGCAAACGCGACGTCGCCACTTCGTTTGCCTTGCTGTTTCTCTCAAAAGGCAAACGACAGGTCGTCGTTGGGCAACTGGATCATCCCTCGCTTCGAACCTTGGACGCGAACAACAACGCGTCCCTTCCGTTTTCAACTTCGCTCAAGCAATTGGTCCGTCACGTCGAACGCGATTGGTCGCAAGAACTGACCTGGCAAACCATCCAAGCCGAAGGCGCAACGGTTGCCGATCTTCTGCAAGTTCCCGTGATCGTCATTCGAGGATCGCAAAGACTTCAGTTCAGCAACGAACTGATCGCAAATCTGAAACAGTACATCGACCAAGGTGGCACGATTCTGTTTGACGCGATCGGGGGCGATGGCTGC encodes:
- a CDS encoding DUF4159 domain-containing protein → MDASPELALDAALPAVGFIGGGVGTEGSAMNHSPNHIVSSRTGCFRMSHIRGVLDPNQSDRAIACGSQRSLRLAASKRYRCAIIAVLCTLTLLATAPQRGAAQDNRGRIDAPTVQRAIDRGVEYLRKSQTDRGGWDEYTGQSCGLSSLCTLAWLNAGVSRNDPDMLRALHYLRRFEPTQTYAVSLQTLVFCHVGALEDLPRIRRNVAWLTAQQKAANSRNPGAWNYGDQAGQGDPSNSQFALLALGEAVNRGVEVDPAVFQRAQAYWRNLQFRRGGWPYRSNDPTGSMTCAGIGSLLIAQDALSTLDHDQKSLRCCDEEAGDPGIEKGFQFLSQIFTVETNPGSTLSSDFYYLYAIERVGRLSGRRLIGGHDWYREGAEHLIGLQDAFRGFWNGSGPAESKRDVATSFALLFLSKGKRQVVVGQLDHPSLRTLDANNNASLPFSTSLKQLVRHVERDWSQELTWQTIQAEGATVADLLQVPVIVIRGSQRLQFSNELIANLKQYIDQGGTILFDAIGGDGCGDAKGFQDSVVDLSQRWFPGSQLERLPPSHPVWFAERPVDPAAIGQDYWVYGVGACCRTPVFYSPRSLSCRWQHSGPLLRNADMPAAIRPQIEAGISIGENIIAYATGRELKNKLDAASIVDGSTAPPPTRGAIPIAVGALGAGEKQVLRALPNAATLIREKLAIEVIAVNDPIELTEESLARVGVLYLHGQTAVQLKPSERDALRAFASRGGIIIASPICGSEAFGNSIRTQLAELFPSESFESMEKEHPAWTTRFGGYDLSDVTIRRPNQTGERQKNQTLKISRVRSTPIVDLLQVDDQAAVYYSPLDLSCALESQNSVQCPGYNTADAARILAGLILHSLNR